tagatataatttctcaaaattttacgtcacaaaaacctggcatttgaacaggagtgtgtagactttttatacaaACAGAAATGAGGTTGCACGGTTGGGTATGCCAGTTGGAGTTACAAAACAAGAagcaaacaaggaaaaaaatgcaaaattcagCCTTATCCGTGccaaaaaaatggtcaaaatcaAGGCAGTAAAGGGGGCATGCTTGGTTTCATAACGTGCACTGATGTTTTTTCTAAGCATAACGGATGCTTATGACATCATTGACTAACGTTAATTCATCTGTTTGTTGCAAAGCCGTTATGGGGACGAGCAATAGCGGGTCAAGGTACTCGGACAGACGCCGGTACCTGTGGTGGCTTCGGCGTACACGGGGTCCAGGAAGACGCCCCGGTAGAGAGGGTACAGGCCCACCATGTAGGTGGTGTTGGGGTTCAGGCCCCAGAGGCCCAGGCTGAGCGCACCGCCCGACACGCTCAGGTTCTGGCTCTGTGCCGGATTGTCCAAGTTTGTTACCTCCACCACAAAGCTGTCAAAGTCGCCGCCCAGGGGGCTCCAAGAGGCCGTGAAGCCCTCCCACGTTACATCAGAGAAGGTGAGGTTAGCCACGGAGGGCCTCGTCGTCTCTGCTGGGTCACACACAACCGATGCTAAAGGTGGCTCAGAGCAGCGGCTAACAAAACcacatacacaaaacaaaatcaaaagctGAAATATAGCCAACAAATGAGCATGCATCTTGGAGTTGAGCAATTGACCTTTCGCTAAAGGCAGCTACATTTTATCATTCCTAAAAACGCCCTCGCACTGTTCAGGTCATCAAAATGCTAACATTATGCCAACGGAACCTAGTTATGGCTACCTGTGGTCCTAGCAAAACTATCCAGCTAAAGTAATGAGGCCAGTGAGCTATGTCATCCGGTTTTTAACGTTTGGTTTTTGTTCCTAAAACTAACAGGTTTTAGAGACTGCTGTTGCTTTTTTTGCTAAACACAATGCTTACCCAAAAACTAGTAACTTTTGGAAGACTCACGGGAAGTACTGTCTACATTTAGTTGTAGGGTAATTTTATCAAAAGCCAAAAGAAGACCCTGTAAAGGCTATGTAGGATTTTCGAAAACTCCAAAACCTTTGCCTCAGGCGACTTTGCACATAGATTGGAACAAATTGAGAATTATCGTGGAAACGCAGCAGGTCTGAGCAAAAGGCCAATTGATGAAGAGTGGAAAACACGTTTGTAACCATCTTTAGTTCTTCAAACTCCTAAGCAAAGAAAGAGAAAACCGGTTCAAGAGTCCTAAAGTAGCCTTCCAGTCTGAAAGCAAGAATTTGTCGGAGTAGTACCTGTGCTAGCAAAACCTTTGAGCTCCAAGCAGACCGTGAATTGTATACCAGGGCTGTTACTGCGTCCGGCCTTACCCGACACAATCCCACTTCTTCATGTCACCACTCTCACGTCACAATTATAGAAACCACCAACAACAAATATTAGAATTCAGATTCCCACCAGAGACCTGACATCTCACCACTGGAGTTTTAAAGAGGTGTTTCTCGCGATATGATTTGGTTCTCCTCTCACTTCCCACTACTGAACGCACATGGCCTTACTGGGACGGACGGACAGGTTCTTGTAAGACCCGTTGGGCACCCACCAGGTTGGGCAACAGCTCTTGGAGGTAGCATTTGTGATGCTGTGATGTCCCACATTTCCTGGATAAAGGGATTGTGGCTTTTGAACTTGTGTGCAACTGTGTCGTCAAACGAAATTTCCTGTTTCTGTTCAGTCCGGTTGGTCTCCTAATCTGTGCCATGCGTTTGTGCAGAGGTTACTTGGTCCCTACAATGTAGAGGTCACTGGACTCCTCACGAAACTGGAATACCTAAACAACTTGTTTGCTTCTTGGGATCCTGGCCCAGAGGTGAATAATCAAGAAGAGTGTACAACAAGCCTCGGTTCAACTTCTGGAGATAACaatgacctggatgactgaggAGCTACaaagacaaggttagaaagaACGTCTTTTTTCTCTTCCAACAACACAGACAATCTGTGAGGAAGTGACTAAGTCGGTCCCTCCTGTTCCTGAATCTTCACCCACCTGTGGATGCAGCCAGAGTGACCGGTGAGCTCATCCTGTGGCCTCGCTCTGCAGTCAAAGTTACTGTGTAGCTTGTCGCCGGAGTCAGGACAGGTAAGACAAATGTAGTCTCGGAGGCTGGGATCACAGTCTCCTCGACTTGTCCGTCTCTGGAAACATACACCAACCGGTATCGAGACACCTTGGCGCGCGGCTTCTCCCACCGAATACTGATGGATGTCTCAGTGGACTCTGTTTGCTCCAGATTTCGGGGAGGGTCCAGTTCTGACAAGAGGCCACAAATCATGAATcctgttttctatttttcttcacGATTATGAGGCGTATCACTCACCGGTCGCTGCGTTTATGGTAGCTGGCAGGCTTTCCCGCTCGTTCTTCACCCCCGTCACACCAATCCCGTACTCTGTCCCCGGCTTCAGCCCTGGACAACCACCACATTGACTAGTACAGAAGTGTCATACTCCAGGACCACAGGACAGATCTGGGCTTATATTAACTGACCCCCCCGCACCCGCCCAAAGAGCAACCGTAACCACGATGTGGCCTACAACGAAAACAAGTTTAACATCCCTGGACTAGTCACTCCTCTTTGAACACAACAACCTAGGGTATGCTTACCCCGAATTGTGGCTATGGTGGTTTCTCCCGGTCCTCGTGGTAACACTTCCTCGCCGTGGGCTGCGCCAGATAACGGGCTGTATTTCACACGATAGCTGTCCACATCGGCCTGACTGTTGCGCCACCTCAGGGTGATGCTGTCTTCTGTTTGCAGTACAGCAATCAGCTCCCTGGGAGCATCCAGTGCTTCACACAGTACAAACACGCTCACGTTAGTCGCATTGAGGTTGGAGTAAATCACGTGTTCTTAAGTCAAGTTCAAATCAAGAATAAGTCAAGAAGCTAACATTTAGGTTTAACTTTCAACCAAGTCGAGTCAATTCATTCCATGCGCTACATGAGTCAAGTAATCTTTCTTTGTCAGATCCTGTATTCCCACATTACCCACTTCCCCCTCAGTTTTTCCTCAGTGGTGGTATGTCCAAGTCATGAATGGTACTTAATTCAAGTTGAATCTTTCATAAGTTTTAGCCAGGCATGTCCCATGTCCTAAAATTGGCGACTTGAGCCAGACTCGAGTTAAGTCGTGTAAAACGATTCTCCCACGTCAGAGACACAGAATCCACCCTTTTCCCGTCATTCCCCTACTCAGCTGACCTGTGGTAAAGGTGGTGGTAGCTGCTTCGCTGCTGACATCTCGGCTGCGGGCCACAAGTGACACCGTGTACTCTGTGTCGGCCTTCAGGCCCTGTAGGCTGTGCTGCTTGTCCGGTGGGAAGATCTCCACTTTGGCGGCCTCAGAAGAGTCTTGGCTGGTCTTGTAAAATAGAGTCACCCGGTCCGTCTCAGCCACCGGATCAGACCAGCTGATCAGTGCTGAGGAGTCGCTCACGTCCAGCACCTGGAGATGCCGTGGGGCATCAATCTCTGCAGAGGGAAAGACCATGCCatcagtgaatatttttttccacttatgaTAACCACTTGTTAGTTGTTAGTTTGTTGTACCTTTTGTGACTTTGTGGAATGTTGTGGTGATAGAAGAAGGGAAAAGAGACCAAGATCAAAACCTAAACTCTAAGGGCGTCAAGATAGAGCCAAGACGTAGCGAGATCAAGTCAAGACCAAGACTTTGAAGGGTTGCAATTGAGTCAAGACAAAGACTACAAAGACCTGGGATCAAGTCAAGACCAAAACTTTGAGGGTTTGAAACCAAGTGAAGacaaagacttaaaaaaaaaatgtcaagagcaAAACGTTGTAGAAACTTTGCCTAAAAATGGAATTCATGAAACTTGATCTCAAGCGAGACTTTTCTGGATACTTCAGGGAGAGCTCAGGGAGCTCAAATGTCGGCGAGGCTATAAGCTAATTCCAAGATCCATATCTGTATACAGTGTGGATATGACATCaacaaaagcccccccccccccccccccccaaaaaaaaaatcatgtacgGCGGAACACGACATCTAGCAGGCTACTGTGAAAACATTTCAGAATGCTTTCACAGCTCGGTTCCAATTTGCTTTGGTTACGAACAATGCTGGGAAGTACTGCACTGAACCAAagttgatttttcattttgcttgtggcatttatttttatgactacagtacttttttaaaaaaaattaaacagacTCGTTGGATCGCTGGTGGTCCACTGACAATGGGagttatataaaataaaaagccttatttgaaaaaataagttGAAGAAAGTACATACAACTGCCACAGACAAAAATAAGTCaattgtggttgagaactggattgatggattgattgaGATCTCGGCAACAGGGACAGCAACGACATGGAGGAACACGAACCCTGGGGCGTAAATAACGACGACCTAACAGAGTCGGAAATGGAGGATATACGATGATGCGTCGAAAATGATTCATGACCAATGCGTTGTGTCTTGCGTCAGCCGAAAAACCACCAGCATCTGGCATTCAAAATGGCTTGGAGTGGGGGGGGAgcacaaatgtggaaaaacccCCACAAAGAAgtaaggtggttttttttttttttttttcattagtcaTTAACTAattgagctttttattatttttttgttagtcatttCAGAACATTAACAAAGCTATGGGAACATGTTGTTTCGATAGCAAACGCAAGTCCAGCCAGCGCTGGCTcgctttttgttttaaaaacaatgtagCCTTTCTTCCCTTTCAGCGCGAGCACTGTGCAAGTCCATAAAACAAGACggaaagtattttgtgtgcagTTTTCACATTGTCCAAATAGttattgtttgtaaaaaaaaaataccttttacATTTCAGTCTGCTGAGTctctttattttggaaaaccaAACTAATTTACTCACTGGTTGTGACTTGTTGGATCGCTGGTGGTCCCCTGCTGTTGTTCTTTACTACGCTGATGGACACCTCGTAATCCTGACCTGGACCCAGGCCCGACTGGACAAAGCGGTTTTGTGATGAGGGAACTGTGCTCACCACCTTgccattttcttctttcttcaaaACGGAAACAACGAAAAACAAGCAAGCACAAGTCAGACGAGAGGACGGAAAATTCGATTGAATgataatcataaataaataaatacttttaattGGGTTAAAGTTCACTGTGATGATGAAATAGGTCAAATCTGAGTCTTGGTCTTAAGCCTTCTAAATTAGTCTTGTCTTGGTCTAGGGTTTTCTAGGGTCAGTTCTGGTCCTGACCCTGTCTCAACTCCCCAAAGTCTTAATCTTGACCCTCAAATTCTCAACGTCTTGATGTTGACTTGGTTTTAGGCACTTAAAAGTTGGTATCAAACCCTCGTCTCGTACTTTCAAAAACTTGACCTGGTCTCATCTACTCGAAGTCCCTCTCTCACCATCTCAAAATCTTGGGCTTGATTTCTTCAAGTTTTGGTCTTGACCTGGTCTCCATCCATATAAGTATTTGTCCAAACCTGATTGGAAGCGCTCAAAAGTCTTCATCTTGACATGTTCTTGGCTCCGTAAAAATCCGAAGTATGACTGTCTCAAGCCCTCGAAGGTTTGGTCGCGACCTTTTCTCAAACccttgtcttgtcttgtcttctCCTGTCTTCGCTCAGTCTTGTGCCTTTCACGACTTGATCCCGTCTCGGTCTGAAATTTTGCGGTATTAAGACTACAATACTCCTCCCTCTGACTCCGCAGCCGCCACAATACTTTCTGGCTTAGGTTCGAGGGAGCAATTCTTTTTACATCTAAACTTTGTTTTGTCCTTTtgcatactgtatgtcaaaGCAAACACTGggaacaaaatgaaattcatgTCGCGCCGAGCAGAGATTTCCAAGAAAATGGCCTGGCTTAGCACCTCACACTCATAAAATTCCGGGAAGGCTTTACAAACCGGACCCACCATGTTACGGAAGTAGATCTCCCAGCCGTCGAAAGAAACGTTCAGCTGTTCCCACATGACCTCGACGGAGGTCTCCCCCACAGACGTGAATCTCAAACCTTCTGGCTGTGGAAGAGCTGAGGGGATTCAAACCAAAACCATCAAACAACTCGAGGAAGTCATTTCTGTAATACTTGCATGAACTTGCTCAAGAGCTGAACTGATACATTGGATTTTTGGAAAGTAGACTGAGACTGGAATTTGGAATGAAATGTCGAGGAATTGCGAAAATGTATAAAATCTCtcttaatttgtgaattttaccATGcaaacttggaaaatggataaatagcGCACAAAATGTCCTGAAAGAGGTCAACAGTTTCATGCTGGAATGCTTTACAACGCCCAAGGTATCTGGTACTTTCTGGTACCTGTGGCCACCCTGGCGCCAACAGGGACGCTCCTCTTGTTGCTCAGAACTGCGTACACGTTGACGTCGTACTCGAAACCCGGCTCCAGCTCTTTGACCGTGGCGGTATTTTGGTCGCCGGGCACGGTAAAGTTCAAAAGCAACCCGCCGGGCCGGGTGGGCACGTATGTGATGAGGTATTCGGTCACCAGCATGTCGTTGATCCAGGATAAGTCCACCGTCTCGGTGCTGACCTCACCCACAGCGAGATCCTTTGGAGGAGacactggaaaaagaaaagttggaAGTTTCTCATGGTCCGGGGCACACGAGCTAATGCGAGCTCCAGAGAAACATCTGGAAGTAGTGAAAGCGACGCcaagggtagaaaaaaaaagtcctcacaTGAATATATTTTGGGTGGGAGTGAGTTTTAAAAGGCTTCCAATCGTGTGTTAGGTAAGACAATTTAGACTGCAGCGGTTCTCGAACTGGAGTACACGAGGCGGAACTTGGAAGTCAGCAAGATGATTTGCATTAAATGATGTGTGGtagcccttaaaaaaaaattgtgcatacCTTCATGTGGTGGCCGCGGCGCCACGGAAACAAACATATTGAACATATTAGTCTTTTCTAAGTCTGCTTTGGGCCAATTACAAGTGCTGATGTAAAGTGATGTATTATTTCATACGGCAAATCTAATATCCCtaatagttttgttttcttgcaaTCAAAATGTCTCGACTTTTCCAAGACAAAAAGGAATATTACAAGAATgaagttggttaaaaaaaaaaaacttttcaaaatatgatCCTCCACCCTGGTCTTTAATTTGACTTCAGTATCCTAATACGGCTTACTctcataaaaatacaactttatctTCATAAGATTATGATGTTTTTCACTAAAACAAATGCgtttaacattacatttttttttcctcaaaaaggGGGATGTTGTAGACCCCCACATATTTACGATTCCCCATTTGCATCTTAACCCATTCACTGACTTTTTCATAATTCACGGAAATTCCCCTTATTCAAGTGACCTCTCTCTGGAAAGGGGTCCCTGAACCCATCTTAAGAACTGctgatttagagtcttcattagTCTTCAATGATGGATGGAAGATGTCTCAGGCGTTTGCTCACCTTCAGAGCAGTCGTCTCTGATGTATCCTTCATCACAGACGCACTGACCGTCTACACAGCGTCCTCTGTCGTGGCAGCCGTTGAGGCAGCTCCGTTCTGCGCAACTCTCCCCTTCGTAGCCGCTCTCACACTCGCACCGTCCTTTGACGCAGCGCCCCCTGCCGTTGCACTTATCCGGACAGGTGATCCGAGAGCAGTCATGGCCCGAGTAGCCCTCCTGACAGACGCAGAAGCCGTCGTTGCAGCGGCCGCGCGTCAGGCAGTCATTTGGGCACGCCTTCCGACCGCAGTCCTCGCCGGCAAAACCTTCGTCGCACACGCACTGCCCGTCGAGGCAGCGCCCGCGGTTCTGGCAATTGTTTGGGCAGCTCAGCAGGGCGCAGTCGTTTCCGGTGAAGCCGGCGTGGCACTCGCACCGACCCTCGACGCACTCGCCACGACCGTAGCAGTTCGAGGGGCACGTCCTGATGCTGCAATCCTCGCCGGCAAAGCCTTCCTGGCACACGCATTGCCCGTTGACGCAGCGTCCCCTCTGGAGGCAATCGTTCGGGCAGGAAACCTCGGCGCAGTCGTCTCCTTGGAATCCGACGTCGCAAACGCACTGCCCGTTAACGCACTGGCCCCTGGCGTTGCAGTCGTTTGGACACGCCAACTGACTGCAGTCGTCACCTTGGTACCCGTTGTCGCAGATGCACATCCCGTTGAAGCAGGCACCTCTGCCGTTGCAGTCGTTGAGGCAGGTGAGGCGGGAGCAGTCGTCGCCGCCGTAACCCGCTGTGCAAGCACAGCGGCCGTCGACGCAGAGGCCGTTACCGTGGCAGTCGGCGGGACAGGTGAGCTGTTCGCAGTCCTCCCCCGAGAATCCGGGCTCACAGTGGCAGGTTCCATTTACGCAGCGTCCACGGCCGAAGCAATCTTTCGGGCAAATCAGTTCGGAGCAGTCCACACCGATCCAGGGTTCCTTGCAGACACACTTGCCGTCCTTACAGTGCCCGTGATCTCGGCAGTTTTCGGGGCAGATGCTCTGAGAGCAGTCATCCCCCAAGAAACCTTCAGGACACTCGAGCTCAGTGCAGTTGACGCCCTTCCAGCCGGCCTCACACGTGCACCCGCGTGTCTCCGCGCTGTAGTTTCCATGTCCGCCGCACAGAGACCTGTTCCCCACATTCCCTACCCCCTGTGTGCTGCAACAGACTCTCTCACCACCCCCACACCGACTCCTCAAGACTGACACTTCGTCCTCCAGCATCTCGATACGGCTCATGAGGTCTTGAATACGGGACAGGTCGTCGGCGCAGCCGCAAGCCCTGCGAGGGATGTTGATGCGGTGGGTGAAGATGATCTGGCTCTCCCCATCTGCAGTAAGGTGCCGGCCTGAGGTCATGGCGGTTTCCGAGGGTGCGAGGCTCTCTGATGCGTCCAGGTCAACGGAGCACAGGTGACCAGCGGGGACGTTGATGTTGTAGACGTGGTTAAAGACCACAGACTGGTGGTCCGCGCCGGGTGAGGTGATGTTGTGCTCCAGAGGCATCTGCCGACGATGCCGGAGCATCTTTTTCACAAGACCGGCGGCCGAGAAGCCGAGTAAGGCGCTGACGAGGAGGCAGCGCACGAGAACTGTTGTGGCCATGACACTTCACACCTTGAGACGGGACAATGTA
This DNA window, taken from Syngnathoides biaculeatus isolate LvHL_M chromosome 17, ASM1980259v1, whole genome shotgun sequence, encodes the following:
- the LOC133490989 gene encoding tenascin-like isoform X2 — protein: MATTVLVRCLLVSALLGFSAAGLVKKMLRHRRQMPLEHNITSPGADHQSVVFNHVYNINVPAGHLCSVDLDASESLAPSETAMTSGRHLTADGESQIIFTHRINIPRRACGCADDLSRIQDLMSRIEMLEDEVSVLRSRCGGGERVCCSTQGVGNVGNRSLCGGHGNYSAETRGCTCEAGWKGVNCTELECPEGFLGDDCSQSICPENCRDHGHCKDGKCVCKEPWIGVDCSELICPKDCFGRGRCVNGTCHCEPGFSGEDCEQLTCPADCHGNGLCVDGRCACTAGYGGDDCSRLTCLNDCNGRGACFNGMCICDNGYQGDDCSQLACPNDCNARGQCVNGQCVCDVGFQGDDCAEVSCPNDCLQRGRCVNGQCVCQEGFAGEDCSIRTCPSNCYGRGECVEGRCECHAGFTGNDCALLSCPNNCQNRGRCLDGQCVCDEGFAGEDCGRKACPNDCLTRGRCNDGFCVCQEGYSGHDCSRITCPDKCNGRGRCVKGRCECESGYEGESCAERSCLNGCHDRGRCVDGQCVCDEGYIRDDCSEVSPPKDLAVGEVSTETVDLSWINDMLVTEYLITYVPTRPGGLLLNFTVPGDQNTATVKELEPGFEYDVNVYAVLSNKRSVPVGARVATALPQPEGLRFTSVGETSVEVMWEQLNVSFDGWEIYFRNMKEENGKVVSTVPSSQNRFVQSGLGPGQDYEVSISVVKNNSRGPPAIQQVTTKIDAPRHLQVLDVSDSSALISWSDPVAETDRVTLFYKTSQDSSEAAKVEIFPPDKQHSLQGLKADTEYTVSLVARSRDVSSEAATTTFTTALDAPRELIAVLQTEDSITLRWRNSQADVDSYRVKYSPLSGAAHGEEVLPRGPGETTIATIRGLKPGTEYGIGVTGVKNERESLPATINAATELDPPRNLEQTESTETSISIRWEKPRAKVSRYRLVYVSRDGQVEETVIPASETTFVLPVLTPATSYTVTLTAERGHRMSSPVTLAASTETTRPSVANLTFSDVTWEGFTASWSPLGGDFDSFVVEVTNLDNPAQSQNLSVSGGALSLGLWGLNPNTTYMVGLYPLYRGVFLDPVYAEATTEAEPEVEHLFVSDITADSFRVSWTADEDLFDRFVIKLRDSKRLSRPQEHSVHGDERTRLITGLMAGTEYEIELYGLSLEQRSQPIFGVAQTGLRTPKGLRFSDVTDSSAVVHWSMPQSAVDNYHITYMPFEGGSQMTVTVDGNVLQALLPNMSPGRMYQVSVSAVKGLEESDPSGDVVTTALDSPQDLTTINITDTSALLRWKPSVAAVDGYVLTYRSESVSPTVERVSGTELEIGSLLPGTLYTVELFASREAQMSASILTEFTTKVDCPRDLVAVNIGTDSATLTWRPPQAAISGYSLTFSAADGMTREVMLSPTATSYNMAQLAGSTEYTVRLQAVTGAERSRHVTTVFSTVGQVHKYPKDCGQIFLNGERTSGVYPVYVGGVEGQLIQVYCDMDTDGGGWMVFLRRQNGKLEFFRNWKNYTAGFGNLNDEFWLGLGNLHKITSAGQYVLRVDLKDSGESAYAQYDKFSIAEPRTRYKIYIGAYSGTAGDSMTYHQGRPFSTFDNDNDIAVTNCALSYKGAFWYKNCHRVNLMGKYGDKSHSKGVNWFHWKGHETSIEFAEMKLRPVDFGNPESRKKRS
- the LOC133490989 gene encoding tenascin-like isoform X1, with amino-acid sequence MATTVLVRCLLVSALLGFSAAGLVKKMLRHRRQMPLEHNITSPGADHQSVVFNHVYNINVPAGHLCSVDLDASESLAPSETAMTSGRHLTADGESQIIFTHRINIPRRACGCADDLSRIQDLMSRIEMLEDEVSVLRSRCGGGERVCCSTQGVGNVGNRSLCGGHGNYSAETRGCTCEAGWKGVNCTELECPEGFLGDDCSQSICPENCRDHGHCKDGKCVCKEPWIGVDCSELICPKDCFGRGRCVNGTCHCEPGFSGEDCEQLTCPADCHGNGLCVDGRCACTAGYGGDDCSRLTCLNDCNGRGACFNGMCICDNGYQGDDCSQLACPNDCNARGQCVNGQCVCDVGFQGDDCAEVSCPNDCLQRGRCVNGQCVCQEGFAGEDCSIRTCPSNCYGRGECVEGRCECHAGFTGNDCALLSCPNNCQNRGRCLDGQCVCDEGFAGEDCGRKACPNDCLTRGRCNDGFCVCQEGYSGHDCSRITCPDKCNGRGRCVKGRCECESGYEGESCAERSCLNGCHDRGRCVDGQCVCDEGYIRDDCSEVSPPKDLAVGEVSTETVDLSWINDMLVTEYLITYVPTRPGGLLLNFTVPGDQNTATVKELEPGFEYDVNVYAVLSNKRSVPVGARVATALPQPEGLRFTSVGETSVEVMWEQLNVSFDGWEIYFRNMKEENGKVVSTVPSSQNRFVQSGLGPGQDYEVSISVVKNNSRGPPAIQQVTTKIDAPRHLQVLDVSDSSALISWSDPVAETDRVTLFYKTSQDSSEAAKVEIFPPDKQHSLQGLKADTEYTVSLVARSRDVSSEAATTTFTTALDAPRELIAVLQTEDSITLRWRNSQADVDSYRVKYSPLSGAAHGEEVLPRGPGETTIATIRGLKPGTEYGIGVTGVKNERESLPATINAATELDPPRNLEQTESTETSISIRWEKPRAKVSRYRLVYVSRDGQVEETVIPASETTFVLPVLTPATSYTVTLTAERGHRMSSPVTLAASTGLRTPKGLRFSDVTDSSAVVHWSMPQSAVDNYHITYMPFEGGSQMTVTVDGNVLQALLPNMSPGRMYQVSVSAVKGLEESDPSGDVVTTALDSPQDLTTINITDTSALLRWKPSVAAVDGYVLTYRSESVSPTVERVSGTELEIGSLLPGTLYTVELFASREAQMSASILTEFTTKVDCPRDLVAVNIGTDSATLTWRPPQAAISGYSLTFSAADGMTREVMLSPTATSYNMAQLAGSTEYTVRLQAVTGAERSRHVTTVFSTVGQVHKYPKDCGQIFLNGERTSGVYPVYVGGVEGQLIQVYCDMDTDGGGWMVFLRRQNGKLEFFRNWKNYTAGFGNLNDEFWLGLGNLHKITSAGQYVLRVDLKDSGESAYAQYDKFSIAEPRTRYKIYIGAYSGTAGDSMTYHQGRPFSTFDNDNDIAVTNCALSYKGAFWYKNCHRVNLMGKYGDKSHSKGVNWFHWKGHETSIEFAEMKLRPVDFGNPESRKKRS